A segment of the Luteibaculum oceani genome:
GCTTCCTTTTCCTTTTGTGGTAGCAGCCCCACCTTTGGTCCTAAATTGGGGAATTCAAAGTAAAAGGGAGCGCCGATTCTCACCTGAGCCGCTAATCTTTCATTTTCACTTGTAAAGTGATATCTAACGGGAAACCAGTACTGATATAAAGAGTAAAACCACAGATACAACTTCTTTTTCAAGGCTTTCTGACTTAAAGCACCTGTTAAAAGCATTCCTCTTGTTGCCAGAATTTGATTTTCCCCAGACCTTCTACTAAAAGTTTGAAGAAATCTAGGAAAGATAAACCAGGTTAACATGAAAATATCATTATAGTACCAGGTAAAGTGATAAGGCTTATTCCAAAGCTTAAGAATACTTCTAAGAATAAAGATAAAACCACTCCCACGTACAATATGTACATTTCTTAATTCAAAATCCTTTAAGGAATTCTCCTCTTCATTAATTAACCTTCCTGAAGGTTGTTTATTTCCAGCAATAACAAATACAGGTACATCTTTGGATATATTTTGTACTAGATTTAAAAGCGATACTACAGGACCTCCAGCTTCATATGCTGGAGCAAACCATTGACTAAGGATGACTACCGCTGGTTTATTGCACATAATTCTTTTGCATCCATCTTGAGAGTATCACTAAGCTTAGAACCACAGTGTATGAATAATGCCCTTTAAGAAAGCCATTGTAAATTTTTTCAACTCCTTCTTTTTTAAAGTGATTTGAATTTTTAAGGAATGAAAGAGATTTTTCAGAGTATTCTCTCAAATCATTTTTCAACCATAAATCCCATGGGAAAGTAAATCCCATCTTTCTTCTGTGAACAATACTATCTGGTAAAATTTCTTTACCCAAAGCTTCCTGCATCAAGGGCTTGTTGCCTTTACCTATTTTATAAGAATCGGGCAAACCAAGTACATATTCCACCAACCTGTGATCCAGAAACGGTACTCTAACCTCTAAGGCATGAGCCATACTCATTTGATCAGTATCTCTGAGTAGTACTGAAGGAATATAACTACCCAGCTCCTGTTGACTTACCCAGGAGTAACAATGCTCTGAACTTAACACTCCAATTTGCTCGGGATATACTCCTATACCATCAAAAGGTTCGGTTAATACTTCTGCGAGGATATTCTTTGATAATCTTTGTCTGACTATTCTTTGAATATACTCAGGACTTGCACCAATGTTTTGAAGGAATAATTTTTCCCTAGACCTTTTTTTAGGCAACATCGGGACTAGGCCCCGAAATGGACTTAATACAGCTCTCAGATGCCTGTGCTGTCTCCAGTTTTTCACGTAATTGAATACTGGATAACCTCCGAATAATTCGTCACCACCCGCTCCACTCAGAGCCATAGTTATTCCGGCATCTTTGGTGATTTTACTGATAATCCAGGAGTTTATACCATCAACCCCAGGATAATCATAGGCATCGATTGCATCCGGTATACTTTCTAAAAATTGATTTGGGGTAATCTCAAGGACTTCATGATTTGTCCGCCATTTTTTGGCAATCTCTTCGGCAAAGTGACGCTCAGAAAATCCCTTTTCTTGAAAGGAAATGTGGAAAGTTGACACCGGTAAATCGGAAATTTGGCTCATAATCCCCACAAGAGCGCTGGAATCCATCCCCCCGGAAAGGAAAGCACCAAAGGGCACATCCGCAACTAGGCGATCAGACACTGCTTGATATAATAAATCCCTGATATTCTTTATTGCGTCAGGTTTATTATGCTGTATTGTTCTAATATTTTCTAATTTCCAATAAGGTTTTATTTTCAGCTCATCAGAATTTAAATTGAAAGTAAACTGATGGCCAGGACCTAGTTCCTTTATTCCTTCCAGGATAGTATCATTTCCGAACCTATGTTGATAAAGTAGATATTGAGGCAACGCATTACTTTCAATTTTTTTACCCAAACCAACAGTTTGCAGAGCTCTTAACTCACTTGCCAAAAAAATGGAGTCCTCACTTTTCGAATAGTATAGAGGTTTGATACCAAGCCTATCCCTTGCTCCTACTATAAAGTTTTTCGTCTTGTCATAGAGGATAAAGGCAAACATTCCATCTAAATATCTAACAAATTCTTCACCGTATTGAAGATATGCAGCTACAATAACCTCAGTATCACTTTCTGTTTTGTAGTTATATGGAATATGTTTTTTTAACCGTTGGTAATTGTAAATTTCACCGTTATATACAACTACGATTTGACAGTCATTACTATAGAATGGTTGATTAGCACGCTCATCCAGGTCTATTATGGCTAACCTGGTATGACCAAGACTGACCCCATCAGATATAAATTTCCCCATGGCATCAGGCCCCCTGTGTATCATTTTTGAGCACAGAGAATCTATAAATTCCAATTTGGCCCGATTGGGAGATATTACCCCTGCTATTCCACACATACTACCTTAGCTGAAAATTTCCTCTACCTTTTTCGAGAAAACTTCAAATCCAAATTTCCTTATAACTGCCGCCCGTAATGCTTCACCCTTCAATACATGTTCATAATTATTATGAATATGTATAACAGCATTTGCAATTTCATCTACACTTTCTGGATCTACCAACATCCCAAGTTCACCACCAGCTAACGCATCCACACTACCGTCTTTATTCCCAGCAATTACCGGTGTCCCAGAAGCCATGGCCTCTATATAAACAATACCAAAGCCTTCCATTGTTGATGGCATAATAAAAAGGTTGGATTGTGTCATCCATATCCTAAGTTCATCTTCAGAAACGAAACCGGTAAAAGTAACATGATTTTGTACTTGATATTGATTAATAAGGTTATCCAGACGTTGCTTTTCTTGTTCATCATATTTCCCAACCAAAACATAATGTATGTTAGGTATTTTCTTTAAAATGATAGGGAGAGATTTTATAACCCTATCATATCCCTTATACCCCTCGTTGGAACTCATGCGCGCGGTGGTGAGCATGATAAATGAATTTTTGATAGAAGTGTAATGGGACTTCCATTGCTCTAAATTGCTTTGCGACTGGACAACGGGGTAATCATTAACCCCCACTGTATTATGTAATATTTGTATTTTCTCCCTAGGTATTCCAATTCTTTGAAGTCGTTGTGAGCTAAAGGAGCTTACCGTAATGCATTTATCCACACGTTTTAAAAGTTGCTTTTTGAAAAAGCTTAAAGGAAGCCATAATTCTAAGCCATGTATGACCAGGAAATATTTCTTCTTCGGAAAAAATATTGTACTCAATAGAGCTACTGGAGCAAGATTTAAATGCCCTAAAATGATTTTATCCGTTCGTATACATTGCCATAAAAAGCTAATGGCAAAATGTATAATACTACCAGAATATCCTTTGTGATTTTCCCGATATTCAGAGAACGAAGCATCGTGTAAAGCTAAGCTCCTTACTATAAAACGTTTATCTAATGCAGAAATTAAAGAACGGTTGAACTTTTCAATACCGCCATTGCCCGATAATGTATTTAAAGAAGAAAAAATTACCAATTTAAAAGGTGATTAACCACAGAAACCAAATTATAGCAGTTTTAGCGTGACGACATAACATTAGTTCTCTCGGAGAAAGAATTTACTATTCCCAAAAAAATTAAAACAACGACAACTTTAAAAACATGACCAAGGATGGTTTGCAAATCACAATCAGGTCGAACTGCAAATAAAAAAACTAAAAAAACGAAAGGTTTTAGATTTTGATTATTATCCCCCCACGTTGCTAAGAAGGTATTAACCAAACCAAAAAATTTACCATAGAAAAACATAAATATATACCCCCCAAGCATTCCAAAGTTTATATAAGCATCACTCAATGATCCCAATGCCATGCTCGTATTTTTATTTAACATTAACCCACTATATTTTGTAAACACCTCTTGATCACCTGACTTAAGCTTATTAGGAGCCAAAAAACGAGGAAAAATTGCCGCCTCAACTATATCCAGCATATAGGAACCATTTGAGTACGGGATATTTGACGGGACATTACTCATAACATGGGTTAATATATAACCCTGATTAAATCTTGTAATACTAGATCGTAGTAAATTGTCTGTAACAAACTCCTCCGAATTTAGTATAACTTTAGAAAACGTTGATAAATCATTGGATTTACGAAACTCAAGTTTTCCAAGTTGGAGAACTATTACAACACCTATAAAAGCTAAAATTCCTAAAATTTTATATTTCAAGGTAAACTGAAACTTAAAGGCAATAATCAAGCTGACAAAAATAAACCAAATCAACAAATCATGGAACATGCCTGTTTTAAAAGAATTTAATAATGATGAGCCAAATACAAGAAAAAAAACCATAAAAGGAAATCTTCTTCTGCTTAAAATGATCTTTATTAAAAAAACATATTTACAAGCAAATATTAGATAAAATAAAAATGAAATTTCAATTACAAAAATTTGAAAGAATAAATTTAGTAGAACTATTCCTACAATTAGAAATACATCCAAAATTGATGTTTCCAATTTAAATTCTTCTTTTTTTTCCAACAAAAAAGAATTAGATTTCCTAAAACACCCCATTCCCAATGCAAATGCAATCATTGCAGGTAATGTATACGAAAAATATTCTACCTCTGGAATTTGCATCTGATAAATCGCTAATACACCCTTAAACCCCATATAGTACGCGAGCATTGGACCTATCAAAAATTGAATTGTATGGAGCAATAGTATAACATTCAATATTGAAATCCCCTTATTCAGCTCCTTCAACACATTAAATATGGAGATCGAAAAGAATATAACAATAAAACTTCGATAAAACCATACAACATCCCACAAAAACCAAATAAATAAAGGCAATAAATAAAAAAACCAATAATTTACTTTTTGGTTTTTCATAAGATTTTATTTAATATTCCCTGCATTATCTGAGTATATTCGTAATTACCTTCGCTCAATTTATTGTAAGCATTATAGGACATTATCTTTAATCGTTCCGTATTGTCATAAACATCATTCAACTTCTTAATTAGTTCATCAATTGAATCGTAATAAATAACTTCATTATCAGAAAAGATATCTAATAATTCAGATGTTCTTTCAGTGGCTAAAACAGTACCACAGGCTGGGATCTCAAAACTTCTAGTGGTGTGCTCCTCAGGTATTATTTTGGACAGAAAGCCCATCGCGATTCGAGCTTTACCTATTTCCTTTGAGTATTCTTCAGCAAAAACACCTTGACCTAAATAACAAAGATTGGGAACATTATGCTTCCTACAAAATCTTCTCCAATTGATTCCTGCAATTTTCACCGGGTATCCAGCCTCCAGTAATTTCTTTATTACAACGCCTCGATTACTCTCGTAATGACCAATAAAAACTATACCCTCTTTAGATACATTCTTTCTAACAACGTGTACATTCCGATCATAACCCTGTGTCGTTAGTATTATTTTTTTTGCTTGATATCTTTTATAAAGATCAACTTCGAACCTTTTTGTAGTGATCAAGTAGTCATAAAATTTAACACTCTTATTAAATAATCTTGATTGATGATACATAAAGGCTGGATCCGGTGTAAAATGAACCAATAAATTACAACAACTCTTAAGCTCCTTAACAATTTTCGGTTTCAAAAATACACCCTTATCCACCCATATCAAGTCATAAGACCTGTTCTTTATATTTTCAAAAATTAGTTTGTTAATATTCCAGATTAACGGACCAATCTTAAAGCGCCATCCAACCGTTCTGAAAAATCTATTTTCAGCATGACATAACTTGCTTATATCAATAATTTCAAAACATCTTACAGGGTGCAGCAACTTTCGTAAAATTTCCCCTCTCATTCGAGCCGTTTCTCCATGTGCATATTGGCCTATATATAAAACTTTCACAGACTATTATACATTTTTAAATAAGCTTTTAAAGATTGAGATAGAGAAAATGATGCCAAGTCCGCATTTTCGATGTTGTAGGAGAACGTAGTATGTAGCATCTCAATTAAATGGTCAGCCCAATTCTCATTTGGCAATTCACTATCCAAAAAACGAATCATACTTCCTGGAAGAGTTACTTCATGGCTTACACCGTCACTAGTTAATACTCGGGCTCCATTCATTTGTGCTTCTACCACTGTAAGTCCAAGACCTTCCACTGGGTGTTTAACTCGCGGAAATAAAAAAATATCACTTCCCTGGTAAAACAAACTTACTTCTCTGGTGAATCCTACATTAATTAATTCTTTTTGAAGATTCAATATTTTAGCTAATCGCTTTAACTCAGGTTTAAGATTGCCCTCACCCAATAAAATTCCTTTAAACTTTATTCCTTGAGATTTCAGCACAGCCAAAATTTGCAGAAACTTAATTGGGTTTTTTACCGGGTTAAGCCTTCCTACGAAAAGAATTACAAATTCATCTCTCTTTACGCCAAATTTACTTTTAAGAATTTTCTTTGCATCCTTTATTTCGCGAGGTTGCTGCACACCATAATACAACACTTTATATGAATTGGGTACAAAGGATTTTTCGAAAAAATAATCACGAACAACATTCGAAATAAAAATTATTTCATCTACGCAACACTTTAAAGCGAACTCTGAAATCCAAAAAGAGATTCTTTTTTTATGCCCAGGCCGTATTGGTAAATCCCTATCTGTATTATGAACTTGAACAATTTTTTTTATTGGAGCTCCAAGTAACCCTATCATGT
Coding sequences within it:
- a CDS encoding glycosyltransferase family 4 protein, yielding MVIFSSLNTLSGNGGIEKFNRSLISALDKRFIVRSLALHDASFSEYRENHKGYSGSIIHFAISFLWQCIRTDKIILGHLNLAPVALLSTIFFPKKKYFLVIHGLELWLPLSFFKKQLLKRVDKCITVSSFSSQRLQRIGIPREKIQILHNTVGVNDYPVVQSQSNLEQWKSHYTSIKNSFIMLTTARMSSNEGYKGYDRVIKSLPIILKKIPNIHYVLVGKYDEQEKQRLDNLINQYQVQNHVTFTGFVSEDELRIWMTQSNLFIMPSTMEGFGIVYIEAMASGTPVIAGNKDGSVDALAGGELGMLVDPESVDEIANAVIHIHNNYEHVLKGEALRAAVIRKFGFEVFSKKVEEIFS
- a CDS encoding glycosyltransferase; the protein is MSQGKLTVLHVVEGFDKGAVENWLLRTFLYSKEKEDSINWIFLCYGNSDEAKLKLLREKGATVWESPVKVSKIISFWIFLRSVVSRTKPDIVHAHHDYLSGLYMIGLLGAPIKKIVQVHNTDRDLPIRPGHKKRISFWISEFALKCCVDEIIFISNVVRDYFFEKSFVPNSYKVLYYGVQQPREIKDAKKILKSKFGVKRDEFVILFVGRLNPVKNPIKFLQILAVLKSQGIKFKGILLGEGNLKPELKRLAKILNLQKELINVGFTREVSLFYQGSDIFLFPRVKHPVEGLGLTVVEAQMNGARVLTSDGVSHEVTLPGSMIRFLDSELPNENWADHLIEMLHTTFSYNIENADLASFSLSQSLKAYLKMYNSL
- the asnB gene encoding asparagine synthase (glutamine-hydrolyzing) yields the protein MCGIAGVISPNRAKLEFIDSLCSKMIHRGPDAMGKFISDGVSLGHTRLAIIDLDERANQPFYSNDCQIVVVYNGEIYNYQRLKKHIPYNYKTESDTEVIVAAYLQYGEEFVRYLDGMFAFILYDKTKNFIVGARDRLGIKPLYYSKSEDSIFLASELRALQTVGLGKKIESNALPQYLLYQHRFGNDTILEGIKELGPGHQFTFNLNSDELKIKPYWKLENIRTIQHNKPDAIKNIRDLLYQAVSDRLVADVPFGAFLSGGMDSSALVGIMSQISDLPVSTFHISFQEKGFSERHFAEEIAKKWRTNHEVLEITPNQFLESIPDAIDAYDYPGVDGINSWIISKITKDAGITMALSGAGGDELFGGYPVFNYVKNWRQHRHLRAVLSPFRGLVPMLPKKRSREKLFLQNIGASPEYIQRIVRQRLSKNILAEVLTEPFDGIGVYPEQIGVLSSEHCYSWVSQQELGSYIPSVLLRDTDQMSMAHALEVRVPFLDHRLVEYVLGLPDSYKIGKGNKPLMQEALGKEILPDSIVHRRKMGFTFPWDLWLKNDLREYSEKSLSFLKNSNHFKKEGVEKIYNGFLKGHYSYTVVLSLVILSRWMQKNYVQ
- a CDS encoding glycosyltransferase gives rise to the protein MCNKPAVVILSQWFAPAYEAGGPVVSLLNLVQNISKDVPVFVIAGNKQPSGRLINEEENSLKDFELRNVHIVRGSGFIFILRSILKLWNKPYHFTWYYNDIFMLTWFIFPRFLQTFSRRSGENQILATRGMLLTGALSQKALKKKLYLWFYSLYQYWFPVRYHFTSENERLAAQVRIGAPFYFEFPNLGPKVGLLPQKEKEANRLRIGIVGRIHPIKNLSWIFDVIMNLPEELQGKLCIYFFGNVEDVLYYRSLRERVDEFHNLDVKFHGGFTPIELEKIYQKFDVLCCPSLSENYGQSIAQALAWGIPVIASENTPWEGLEEANAGFTIDPSNTQGYEDRIIRYLEIGGEDWERLRYNVIKFAQSKFNFNEQIQAYRDMFGISENNNQGNL
- a CDS encoding CgeB family protein → MKVLYIGQYAHGETARMRGEILRKLLHPVRCFEIIDISKLCHAENRFFRTVGWRFKIGPLIWNINKLIFENIKNRSYDLIWVDKGVFLKPKIVKELKSCCNLLVHFTPDPAFMYHQSRLFNKSVKFYDYLITTKRFEVDLYKRYQAKKIILTTQGYDRNVHVVRKNVSKEGIVFIGHYESNRGVVIKKLLEAGYPVKIAGINWRRFCRKHNVPNLCYLGQGVFAEEYSKEIGKARIAMGFLSKIIPEEHTTRSFEIPACGTVLATERTSELLDIFSDNEVIYYDSIDELIKKLNDVYDNTERLKIMSYNAYNKLSEGNYEYTQIMQGILNKIL